A single Burkholderia savannae DNA region contains:
- the aspT gene encoding aspartate-alanine antiporter produces the protein MISAWLKLQPEIALFASLAIGYLIGSFRIGPIQLGGVCGTLIVALLLGQLGVRLTPDLKNIAFALFIFALGFTGGPQFFANIGSGWRYGLLSIVEIVSVLSVVMVAVAVLHLDAGTAAGLVAGAATESAVVGTASEAVAKLGLAGAETAQLQANIVTAYSVCYLFGILTIVLLTSQFSPLLLRVNLRDEAERLWRELGGDDALSEGQRVAAPALVGRAFRVVSGANMTIAAFEKKYGNNLTVEQVERDGAKLLVEPQFVLAAGDLILVFGRRAALIAAASDIGPEIAGRGLEVVVWDKVDVVLTRREVQGLTIAQARELDAPENTRGVYIAAVTRQESTIPALPDTELKAGDVLTLVGAKSNLAHGARQLGYVLATTEATDLAYLGLGVLVGIAIGHLSGSIGGVSIALGTGGGCLLSGLLFGWVRSRYPLVGSLPSAAAQVLKDFGLAAFIAAVGLSAGPDAIKLLSKYGLALPLVGVLMVLVPGLLSLWLGHALLKLDAPMLLGAIAGQQCSTPAISALVSAAGNSTPVIGYTITYALSNILLPLMGPVVVGLVGKLG, from the coding sequence ATGATCAGTGCTTGGCTCAAGCTTCAACCGGAGATCGCGCTGTTCGCGAGCCTCGCGATCGGATATCTCATCGGCTCGTTCCGAATCGGGCCAATTCAGTTGGGCGGTGTATGCGGCACGCTGATCGTTGCGTTGTTACTGGGGCAATTGGGAGTCCGGCTGACGCCGGATCTGAAAAATATCGCGTTTGCATTGTTTATCTTTGCGTTGGGATTCACCGGCGGGCCGCAGTTCTTTGCCAATATAGGTTCCGGCTGGCGTTATGGCCTGCTGTCGATTGTGGAAATTGTTTCGGTTCTATCTGTCGTGATGGTCGCGGTTGCGGTGCTCCATCTCGACGCCGGCACGGCCGCCGGCCTCGTTGCCGGTGCGGCGACGGAATCCGCCGTGGTCGGCACGGCGTCAGAGGCGGTCGCAAAGTTGGGTCTCGCGGGCGCTGAAACCGCGCAGTTGCAAGCCAATATCGTAACTGCTTACAGCGTCTGCTATTTGTTTGGCATCCTGACGATCGTCTTGCTTACCAGTCAATTTTCGCCACTCCTACTGCGCGTCAATTTGCGCGATGAGGCGGAGCGTCTTTGGCGCGAGTTGGGCGGCGACGATGCACTTAGCGAGGGGCAGCGAGTAGCGGCTCCCGCTCTGGTTGGGCGCGCGTTTCGGGTCGTATCGGGTGCGAACATGACGATCGCAGCATTCGAAAAGAAGTACGGCAACAACTTGACGGTAGAGCAAGTCGAGCGCGACGGTGCGAAATTGCTGGTCGAGCCTCAATTTGTACTCGCCGCGGGTGATCTCATTTTGGTATTCGGGCGACGTGCGGCATTGATCGCGGCCGCGTCGGATATTGGTCCGGAAATCGCGGGGCGTGGCCTGGAGGTGGTTGTCTGGGACAAAGTCGACGTGGTGCTGACGCGTCGCGAGGTGCAGGGGCTAACAATCGCTCAGGCGCGGGAGTTGGACGCGCCGGAAAACACGCGAGGTGTATACATTGCAGCCGTCACCCGCCAGGAGAGCACGATTCCTGCCTTGCCTGACACTGAACTGAAAGCCGGTGACGTGCTGACGCTGGTCGGCGCAAAGTCGAATCTCGCGCACGGCGCGCGTCAGCTCGGTTACGTGCTTGCGACGACCGAAGCGACGGATCTTGCCTATCTCGGCCTCGGCGTGCTTGTGGGGATCGCGATCGGACACTTGAGCGGCAGCATTGGCGGTGTGTCGATTGCACTCGGCACCGGCGGCGGTTGCTTGCTGTCTGGACTGCTGTTCGGTTGGGTTCGTTCACGCTATCCGCTCGTCGGTTCGCTGCCGTCTGCCGCTGCGCAGGTTCTGAAGGATTTCGGGCTCGCCGCCTTCATTGCCGCAGTCGGCCTGTCGGCCGGACCGGATGCGATCAAACTCCTGTCCAAATACGGCCTCGCGCTGCCGCTCGTCGGCGTTCTTATGGTGCTCGTGCCCGGCTTGCTGTCGCTCTGGCTTGGCCACGCGCTTCTCAAACTCGACGCGCCGATGCTGCTCGGCGCGATCGCCGGTCAGCAGTGCAGTACGCCAGCAATCAGCGCGCTGGTTAGTGCGGCTGGCAATTCCACGCCAGTCATTGGCTACACGATCACCTACGCCTTGTCGAACATCCTGTTGCCGTTGATGGGGCCAGTCGTCGTCGGACTGGTCGGGAAGCTAGGTTGA
- the aspT gene encoding aspartate-alanine antiporter: protein MDWLHDVFHKSPEIALFFSLATGYFIGQIKFGKFQLGGVGGSLLAAVVISQVGVTVDNGVKAVMFAIFIYAVGYNSGPGFFNSLSRKTLREVAMALFLAVSALITVVVCARLFHLNKGIAAGLAGGALTQSAIIGTAGDAIARLGLSANQTKSLQSDVAIAYAVTYVVGSLGAILVCANLVPKFMGQGLREASIEAERALAGDNARAEPGQLPALPDLVGRAYRVNHASGRTIADIEMNQDDLITIERIHRHGKSIEPRPDIKLEKDDVVLVVGRREGMVDVAPLIGAEVADTDGISVVMQTRQAVFTRKGMNHTTIAAAKTNIDRDLRRGVYIESITRVGQPLPVLPETRVEHGDVITFYGTPEDTKRAVQAAGYELPYTIKTDFIYMGVGIVLGLLIGLIVINVAGIPLTLGSGGGCLLAGLVFGWMRGKHPMYGVMPSAASHLLQDFGLAAFVAVVGLDSGLQAAVTVRQSGLTIFLLGIFVTLFPLLLTMLFGRYVLQYKNAAILAGALAGSRSANPAFGGVLDKAESAVPTVPFAVTYALANVLLTLLGPLVVGLV from the coding sequence ATGGACTGGCTACATGACGTCTTTCACAAATCACCCGAAATCGCGCTGTTTTTCTCTCTGGCGACCGGTTACTTCATCGGCCAGATCAAGTTCGGCAAGTTCCAGCTGGGCGGAGTGGGCGGATCGTTGCTCGCGGCGGTCGTCATCAGCCAGGTGGGCGTCACGGTCGATAACGGCGTGAAGGCGGTGATGTTCGCCATCTTCATTTATGCGGTTGGCTACAACTCGGGGCCGGGATTTTTCAATTCATTGAGTCGTAAGACGCTGCGTGAGGTTGCGATGGCGCTGTTTCTTGCGGTTTCGGCGTTAATTACAGTCGTCGTGTGCGCAAGGCTTTTCCATCTGAACAAGGGAATTGCTGCGGGACTCGCGGGCGGCGCACTGACGCAGTCGGCGATCATCGGGACAGCCGGCGATGCGATCGCGCGCCTTGGCTTGTCCGCCAACCAGACCAAATCGCTACAGTCGGACGTGGCGATTGCCTATGCGGTGACCTATGTGGTCGGCTCGCTCGGCGCGATCCTCGTCTGTGCAAATCTCGTGCCGAAGTTCATGGGGCAGGGCTTGCGCGAAGCGTCGATCGAAGCAGAAAGGGCGCTGGCTGGCGACAATGCGAGGGCTGAGCCGGGGCAGTTGCCGGCGTTGCCGGATCTGGTCGGCAGAGCCTATCGCGTGAATCATGCGTCCGGCCGCACGATTGCGGACATCGAGATGAACCAGGACGACCTGATCACGATTGAGCGCATCCACCGGCATGGAAAGTCGATCGAGCCGCGACCCGATATCAAGCTCGAAAAGGACGATGTGGTGCTCGTCGTCGGCCGTCGCGAAGGGATGGTCGATGTGGCGCCGCTGATCGGTGCCGAAGTGGCCGATACCGATGGCATCAGCGTCGTGATGCAGACCCGTCAGGCGGTATTCACGCGCAAAGGCATGAATCACACGACGATCGCCGCTGCGAAGACGAATATCGATCGGGATCTGCGTCGCGGCGTGTACATCGAGAGCATTACGCGCGTCGGACAGCCGCTGCCCGTTTTGCCGGAAACGCGAGTCGAACACGGCGACGTTATCACGTTCTACGGCACCCCGGAGGACACGAAGCGAGCCGTGCAGGCGGCGGGCTACGAGTTGCCGTACACCATCAAAACCGATTTCATCTACATGGGCGTGGGTATCGTGCTGGGGCTATTGATCGGCCTGATTGTCATCAACGTCGCGGGGATTCCGCTCACGCTCGGCTCGGGTGGCGGCTGCCTACTCGCGGGACTGGTGTTTGGCTGGATGCGTGGTAAGCACCCGATGTACGGCGTGATGCCATCGGCTGCATCGCATCTGCTTCAAGATTTTGGCCTGGCGGCGTTCGTCGCGGTGGTTGGGCTGGACTCGGGTTTGCAGGCTGCCGTCACTGTCAGGCAAAGCGGGCTGACCATCTTTTTGCTTGGCATTTTCGTGACGCTTTTCCCGCTGTTGTTGACGATGCTGTTTGGTCGCTACGTACTGCAATACAAAAACGCCGCGATCCTGGCCGGTGCGCTGGCTGGGTCGCGCAGCGCCAATCCCGCGTTCGGCGGCGTGCTCGACAAGGCGGAAAGCGCCGTGCCGACCGTACCGTTCGCGGTGACTTATGCGCTCGCGAACGTGCTGCTGACGCTTCTCGGGCCGCTCGTCGTGGGGCTCGTTTGA